In Necator americanus strain Aroian chromosome IV, whole genome shotgun sequence, the following proteins share a genomic window:
- a CDS encoding hypothetical protein (NECATOR_CHRIV.G16279.T3), with translation MDVEQRGDADEAQGELDDLKVQTPKETKDLKVLIDEKHERMLADLQKEEWYHGCLPYEDIVGLLKNGGDFLLRELEPEGDRMAMPCVTVKSSKILDYPVHCLNIASDRIYTIDGTNKNKDVMDLVKYHHATGTPVDEHVKLINPVPKQPWELTSDKITLVSKIGAGAFGEVWQGWLVTATGKPPVDVAIKVTKVSDENKAKMDEMHKEARLMRQYKHRNIVTFYGIVVKSLDSVMIVMEMIQGGGLDHHLQNNPNIDNKDKIGYAIDVALGLVYLHSKGCMHRDIACRNCLIDLKKNVVKISDFGLSKQAESYSIRPDEKLPIRWQAPEVITTRIYTMKCDVYSYAIFLWEVFNNGQKPFAGMDNKTVRENVSNPKFRPVIDPTWPVVVLRVMRTCWRGDPKRRPQMAQVARFLIHADPESLKPAQSVKMVADRKKATLRDREQLCSDKQGSLRRPRSKTKGRKVKSQR, from the exons ATGGATGTAGAGCAGCGAGGAGACGCCGACGAA GCTCAAGGCGAGCTCGATGATCTGAAAGTGCAAACG CCAAAAGAGACAAAAGATCTGAAAGTGTTAATAGATGAGAAGCATGAACGGATGTTGGCG gatcttcagaaagaagaatggtATCATGGCTGCTTACCATATGAAGATATAGTCGGATTGTTAAAGAATGGCGGGGATTTTCTATTAAGAGAGCTCGAACCAGAAGGCGACAGAATGGCGATG CCATGTGTTACTGTCAAATCGTCGAAGATACTTGATTATCCGGTGCATTGCCTGAACATTGCGAGCGATCGCATTTACACCATAGATGGAACTAATAAGAACAAGGATGTCATGGATCTAGTGAA GTATCACCACGCCACAGGGACGCCTGTGGATGAACATGTAAAGCTAATAAATCCCGTACCCAAGCAACCTTGGGAACTTACAAGCGATAAGATTACTTTGGTCTCCAAGATCGGCGCCGGCGCATTTGGCGAGGTTTGGCAGGGTTGGTTAGTGACAGCCACTGGCAAACCGCCAGTTGATGTAGCCATCAAGGTG acTAAGGTCAGCGacgaaaacaaagcaaaaatggATGAGATGCATAAGGAAGCTCGTCTGATGCGACAGTATAAACATAG AAATATCGTTACCTTCTATGGAATCGTTGTAAAGAGCCTTGACAGTGTAATGATCGTCATGGAAATGATCCAGGGTGGAGGTTTGGATCACCACCTTCAAAATAATCCGAAT ATCGATAACAAAGATAAAATCGGATATGCCATAGATGTTGCTCTTGGTCTTGTTTATCTTCACTCCAAAGGATGCATGCACAG GGACATAGCCTGTCGAAACTGTCTTATTGACTTGAAAAAGAATGTGGTGAAGATCTCTGATTTTGGTTTATCGAAACAAGCCGAATCGTACTCGATTAGACCTGATGAGAAACTTCCAATAAGATG GCAAGCACCGGAGGTGATTACGACGAGGATATACACGATGAAATGCGATGTCTACTCATATGCTATTTTCCTTTGGGAAGTATTCAACAATGGTCAAAAGCCTTTTGCAGGGATGGATAACAAAACAGTTAGAGAGAAT GTTTCTAATCCGAAATTCCGTCCAGTGATCGATCCGACCTGGCCTGTAGTTGTACTGAGAGTTATGAGAACCTGTTGGAGGGGCGATCCGAAAAGGCGTCCACAGATGGCACAAGTGGCCCGATTTCTGATTCACGCCGATCCAGAATC gttaaAACCAGCACAATCAGTGAAGATGGTTGCAGATAGAAAGAAGGCGACCTTAAGA GACCGTGAGCAACTTTGTTCCGACAAGCAG GGTTCTTTACGCCGTCCTCGATCCAAAACAAAGGGACGAAAAGTAAAGTCACAACGTTGA
- a CDS encoding hypothetical protein (NECATOR_CHRIV.G16279.T1), translating to MDVEQRGDADEAQGELDDLKVQTPKETKDLKVLIDEKHERMLADLQKEEWYHGCLPYEDIVGLLKNGGDFLLRELEPEGDRMAMPCVTVKSSKILDYPVHCLNIASDRIYTIDGTNKNKDVMDLVKYHHATGTPVDEHVKLINPVPKQPWELTSDKITLVSKIGAGAFGEVWQGWLVTATGKPPVDVAIKVTKVSDENKAKMDEMHKEARLMRQYKHRNIVTFYGIVVKSLDSVMIVMEMIQGGGLDHHLQNNPNIDNKDKIGYAIDVALGLVYLHSKGCMHRDIACRNCLIDLKKNVVKISDFGLSKQAESYSIRPDEKLPIRWQAPEVITTRIYTMKCDVYSYAIFLWEVFNNGQKPFAGMDNKTVRENVSNPKFRPVIDPTWPVVVLRVMRTCWRGDPKRRPQMAQVARFLIHADPESLKPAQSVKMVADRKKATLRALSSLKQKSKIDREQLCSDKQGSLRRPRSKTKGRKVKSQR from the exons ATGGATGTAGAGCAGCGAGGAGACGCCGACGAA GCTCAAGGCGAGCTCGATGATCTGAAAGTGCAAACG CCAAAAGAGACAAAAGATCTGAAAGTGTTAATAGATGAGAAGCATGAACGGATGTTGGCG gatcttcagaaagaagaatggtATCATGGCTGCTTACCATATGAAGATATAGTCGGATTGTTAAAGAATGGCGGGGATTTTCTATTAAGAGAGCTCGAACCAGAAGGCGACAGAATGGCGATG CCATGTGTTACTGTCAAATCGTCGAAGATACTTGATTATCCGGTGCATTGCCTGAACATTGCGAGCGATCGCATTTACACCATAGATGGAACTAATAAGAACAAGGATGTCATGGATCTAGTGAA GTATCACCACGCCACAGGGACGCCTGTGGATGAACATGTAAAGCTAATAAATCCCGTACCCAAGCAACCTTGGGAACTTACAAGCGATAAGATTACTTTGGTCTCCAAGATCGGCGCCGGCGCATTTGGCGAGGTTTGGCAGGGTTGGTTAGTGACAGCCACTGGCAAACCGCCAGTTGATGTAGCCATCAAGGTG acTAAGGTCAGCGacgaaaacaaagcaaaaatggATGAGATGCATAAGGAAGCTCGTCTGATGCGACAGTATAAACATAG AAATATCGTTACCTTCTATGGAATCGTTGTAAAGAGCCTTGACAGTGTAATGATCGTCATGGAAATGATCCAGGGTGGAGGTTTGGATCACCACCTTCAAAATAATCCGAAT ATCGATAACAAAGATAAAATCGGATATGCCATAGATGTTGCTCTTGGTCTTGTTTATCTTCACTCCAAAGGATGCATGCACAG GGACATAGCCTGTCGAAACTGTCTTATTGACTTGAAAAAGAATGTGGTGAAGATCTCTGATTTTGGTTTATCGAAACAAGCCGAATCGTACTCGATTAGACCTGATGAGAAACTTCCAATAAGATG GCAAGCACCGGAGGTGATTACGACGAGGATATACACGATGAAATGCGATGTCTACTCATATGCTATTTTCCTTTGGGAAGTATTCAACAATGGTCAAAAGCCTTTTGCAGGGATGGATAACAAAACAGTTAGAGAGAAT GTTTCTAATCCGAAATTCCGTCCAGTGATCGATCCGACCTGGCCTGTAGTTGTACTGAGAGTTATGAGAACCTGTTGGAGGGGCGATCCGAAAAGGCGTCCACAGATGGCACAAGTGGCCCGATTTCTGATTCACGCCGATCCAGAATC gttaaAACCAGCACAATCAGTGAAGATGGTTGCAGATAGAAAGAAGGCGACCTTAAGA GCTTTGTCGTCattgaagcaaaaaagcaaaatt GACCGTGAGCAACTTTGTTCCGACAAGCAG GGTTCTTTACGCCGTCCTCGATCCAAAACAAAGGGACGAAAAGTAAAGTCACAACGTTGA
- a CDS encoding hypothetical protein (NECATOR_CHRIV.G16279.T2) has translation MDVEQRGDADEAQGELDDLKVQTPKETKDLKVLIDEKHERMLAKEEWYHGCLPYEDIVGLLKNGGDFLLRELEPEGDRMAMPCVTVKSSKILDYPVHCLNIASDRIYTIDGTNKNKDVMDLVKYHHATGTPVDEHVKLINPVPKQPWELTSDKITLVSKIGAGAFGEVWQGWLVTATGKPPVDVAIKVTKVSDENKAKMDEMHKEARLMRQYKHRNIVTFYGIVVKSLDSVMIVMEMIQGGGLDHHLQNNPNIDNKDKIGYAIDVALGLVYLHSKGCMHRDIACRNCLIDLKKNVVKISDFGLSKQAESYSIRPDEKLPIRWQAPEVITTRIYTMKCDVYSYAIFLWEVFNNGQKPFAGMDNKTVRENVSNPKFRPVIDPTWPVVVLRVMRTCWRGDPKRRPQMAQVARFLIHADPESLKPAQSVKMVADRKKATLRALSSLKQKSKIDREQLCSDKQGSLRRPRSKTKGRKVKSQR, from the exons ATGGATGTAGAGCAGCGAGGAGACGCCGACGAA GCTCAAGGCGAGCTCGATGATCTGAAAGTGCAAACG CCAAAAGAGACAAAAGATCTGAAAGTGTTAATAGATGAGAAGCATGAACGGATGTTGGCG aaagaagaatggtATCATGGCTGCTTACCATATGAAGATATAGTCGGATTGTTAAAGAATGGCGGGGATTTTCTATTAAGAGAGCTCGAACCAGAAGGCGACAGAATGGCGATG CCATGTGTTACTGTCAAATCGTCGAAGATACTTGATTATCCGGTGCATTGCCTGAACATTGCGAGCGATCGCATTTACACCATAGATGGAACTAATAAGAACAAGGATGTCATGGATCTAGTGAA GTATCACCACGCCACAGGGACGCCTGTGGATGAACATGTAAAGCTAATAAATCCCGTACCCAAGCAACCTTGGGAACTTACAAGCGATAAGATTACTTTGGTCTCCAAGATCGGCGCCGGCGCATTTGGCGAGGTTTGGCAGGGTTGGTTAGTGACAGCCACTGGCAAACCGCCAGTTGATGTAGCCATCAAGGTG acTAAGGTCAGCGacgaaaacaaagcaaaaatggATGAGATGCATAAGGAAGCTCGTCTGATGCGACAGTATAAACATAG AAATATCGTTACCTTCTATGGAATCGTTGTAAAGAGCCTTGACAGTGTAATGATCGTCATGGAAATGATCCAGGGTGGAGGTTTGGATCACCACCTTCAAAATAATCCGAAT ATCGATAACAAAGATAAAATCGGATATGCCATAGATGTTGCTCTTGGTCTTGTTTATCTTCACTCCAAAGGATGCATGCACAG GGACATAGCCTGTCGAAACTGTCTTATTGACTTGAAAAAGAATGTGGTGAAGATCTCTGATTTTGGTTTATCGAAACAAGCCGAATCGTACTCGATTAGACCTGATGAGAAACTTCCAATAAGATG GCAAGCACCGGAGGTGATTACGACGAGGATATACACGATGAAATGCGATGTCTACTCATATGCTATTTTCCTTTGGGAAGTATTCAACAATGGTCAAAAGCCTTTTGCAGGGATGGATAACAAAACAGTTAGAGAGAAT GTTTCTAATCCGAAATTCCGTCCAGTGATCGATCCGACCTGGCCTGTAGTTGTACTGAGAGTTATGAGAACCTGTTGGAGGGGCGATCCGAAAAGGCGTCCACAGATGGCACAAGTGGCCCGATTTCTGATTCACGCCGATCCAGAATC gttaaAACCAGCACAATCAGTGAAGATGGTTGCAGATAGAAAGAAGGCGACCTTAAGA GCTTTGTCGTCattgaagcaaaaaagcaaaatt GACCGTGAGCAACTTTGTTCCGACAAGCAG GGTTCTTTACGCCGTCCTCGATCCAAAACAAAGGGACGAAAAGTAAAGTCACAACGTTGA
- a CDS encoding hypothetical protein (NECATOR_CHRIV.G16280.T1), with product MYSIINILFVFLTSWSLITCSKEKTTNEEKSDKFRPSGSSSRSHSRNRRNFSSSISRSRRQTRKTKKQILRPKKTPERIGATPREKMDMIKKGAKRESSAYPTFDDVPSDWGDEKKDKAQKQSSKLRPKQPEMNKKELMIALGAKRQESAYPTMDDVESDWETKSDDAKKKNGSDNKCNNNNKDEVDFELDLLESEKKGSQKKRATDCKQKVKQ from the exons ATGTACTCAATTATTAACATACTATTCGTGTTTCTTACATCAT GGTCTTTAATTACGTGCAGCAAAGAGAAGACTACAAACGAAGAGAAGTCAGACAAGTTT CGCCCCAGCGGATCATCTTCAAGGTCACACTCGAGGAATCGtcgaaatttttcatctaGTATATCTAGATCTAGAagacaaacaagaaaaaccaaGAAACAA ATTCTCCGCCCAAAGAAAACTCCTGAGCGGATTGGTGCAACACCTCGGGAAAAAATGGACATGATCAAAAAAGGAGCGAAGAGAGAGTCCAGC GCATATCCCACCTTTGACGATGTTCCCAGTGACTGGGGCGATGAGAAGAAAGACAAAGCTCAGAAACAG AGTTCGAAACTTAGACCGAAACAACCGgagatgaacaaaaaagaacttatgATTGCCTTAGGAGCAAAACGGCAGGAAAGC GCCTATCCAACTATGGACGACGTTGAAAGCGACTGGGAAACAAAAAGTGAtgatgcaaagaaaaagaacggatCTGACAACAAAtgcaacaacaataataaggATGAGGTCGATTTCGAGTTGGATCTCCTGGAATCCGAGAAGAAAGGAAGTCAGAAAAAGCGAGCGACGGATTGCAAACAGAAGGTGAAGCAATAG
- a CDS encoding hypothetical protein (NECATOR_CHRIV.G16281.T1) produces the protein MSRRERFAFKKISLPELFRSDAFSFFGMADLLPVDVPDDFTRGKNRDHRGQLCPISDGLRFTYGTAGFRQNADLLPFVVFRMGYLAGLRARELNQTIGLMITASHNPACDNGVKIVDPKGEMLASDWEKYASELVNASDEQLPTAVRALEVQVSTKRPAPDALVVCAMDSRESGPHLMKAAKAGAALMDVPFESHGLLTTPQLHYIVKCKNDPSFGEPREIGYYVRISDAFKELLKVQGNHKHSHYSSELFLDCANGVGAEKMRMMCRFLPEDALMIQFRNEDELLNYECGADYVKISQNLPAYFDDVDVNAKCASFDGDADRLIYFRAAGDRDKVVLMDGDKIAVLMARYIKEALDSAGITDLTLGVVQTAYANGNSTKYLREAVGITPVFVPTGVKHLHHAAIKFDVGIYFEANGHGTVVFSEKFHQTVEMETSNDAVKRLRLFSRVVNEVVGDAMADLLAVELLLRWYGFSIEDWERELYTDAPNVQHKIPVVDRSKFKTTYEETTLLEPEGVQEKIDALVAQYNGARAFVRPSGTENIVRVYAEAQVPEEATTLADSIATLIRQS, from the exons ATGTCGCGTCGTGAACGGTTCGCTTTCAAGAAGATCTCTTTGCCTGAGTTATTTCGTTCGGAtgcattctctttttttg GTATGGCAGATTTGCTTCCTGTGGATGTCCCGGACGACTTTACTCGCGGCAAAAATCGCGATCACAGAGGACAATTGTGTCCGATTTCTGACGGCCTCCGATTTACTTATG GAACAGCTGGCTTTCGTCAAAATGCTGACCTGCTGCCTTTTGTGGTATTCAGAATGGGATACCTTGCAGGTTTACGGGCGAG agAGCTAAACCAAACGATTGGACTAATGATAACAGCGTCTCATAACCCAGCTTGCGACAATGGAGTGAAAATTGTCGATCCTAAAGGCGAAATGCTTGCTTCCGATTGGGAG AAATATGCTTCGGAATTAGTGAATGCAAGTGACGAGCAGCTTCCCACTGCCGTGCGGGCTCTAGAAGTTCAG GTGTCGACGAAACGTCCAGCTCCTGATGCATTGGTAGTGTGTGCTATGGACTCACGCGAAAGTGGACCACATTTAATGAAGGCTGCTAAAGCTGGTGCTGCACTGATGGATGTGCCATTTGAGAGTCATG GTTTGTTGACTACTCCACAGTTGCACTATATtgttaaatgcaaaaatgaccCGTCATTTGGTGAACCAAGAGAAATAGGATACTACGTCCGGATATCCGACGCTTTCAAAGAGCTCCtgaag GTACAAGGCAATCACAAACATTCCCACTACTCCAGCGAGCTTTTTCTTGATTGTGCTAATGGTGTAGGAGCTGAAAAAATGCGAATGATGtgtcgatttcttcctgaagATGCACTAATGATTCAGTTCCGCAACGAGGATGAATTGCTTAACTACGAG TGTGGAGCTGACTATGTGAAGATCAGCCAAAATCTTCCAGCATATTTCGATGATGTCGATGTGAACGCTAAGTGTGCCTCATTCGATGGTGATGCAGACAGACTTATCTACTTTCG AGCTGCTGGAGATCGAGACAAGGTAGTTCTTATGGACGGTGATAAGATTGCAGTGCTAATGGCACGGTACATCAAAGAG gcTCTAGACTCCGCTGGAATCACTGATCTCACCTTGGGTGTCGTACAAACGGCGTATGCAAATGGAAACTCGACAAAGTATCTGAGAGAGGCTGTG GGAATTACGCCTGTTTTTGTTCCAACTGGAGTAAAACACCTGCACCATGCAGCTATTAAATTCGACGTCGGTATTTATTTCGAAGCAAACGGACATGGAACGGTTGTTTTCAGTGAGAAATTTCACCAGACGGTGGAgat GGAAACGTCTAATGACGCAGTGAAGAGATTGCGGTTATTCTCAAGGGTTGTAAATGAG GTTGTTGGAGATGCTATGGCAGATCTTCTGGCTGTGGAACTGCTTTTGCGATGGTACGGCTTCTCCATTGAAGACTGGGAACGTGAGCTGTACACCGATGCACCAAATGTGCAGCACAAAATACCG GTAGTGGATCGATCGAAATTTAAGACAACATATGAAGAAACCACTTTACTAGAGCCAGAAGGGGTTCAAGAGAAGATTGATGCATTAGTAGCTCAATACAATGGAGCGAGAGCGTTTGTCAG ACCATCAGGAACAGAAAATATTGTTCGCGTATACGCGGAAGCCCAAGTCCCGGAAGAAGCAACAACTCTGGCAGATAGTATCGCAACTTTAATAAGACAGTCGTAA